ATGTTTTCCGGCGTCCGCCGCCTTGATCGCCCATTCCACATGCTGGGAGGTCGGCAGCGGGATATAGACCGCGTCGATCGTATCGCTCGCCAGCATCTCCTCGTAGGAGGCGAAGGCATGCGGCGCGCCGAAACGGGTCGCCATCGCCTGCGCCCGCTCCAGATCGCGGCTGGCAACGGCCGCAAGCACCGCATTTTCCGCGTCGACGATTGCCGGCACCACGAGTTCGCGACCGATCTTGGCGGTCGAGACTATACCAAAACGCAACATGGGGAATCCTCACCTGTTATTTCGGCGGCCAGCATAGGAACCGGCAGGCGGGTGTGCAAGCGGCTCGATAGCCAGTTCACGGCCTCGCCGCCCGTGGGCTCCATTGCCATGCGGGGACGGGCAACCTACGTTAGGAACAGCGACGTCACCAGCACCCGGGAGAAGAACATGCACATGCGAAGACTTGGCAGAACGGATATCGACATCGCACCTGTCGTCTTCGGCGGCAACGTGTTCGGCTGGACGGCGGATGAACAGACCTCCTTCGCGCTGCTGGACCGCTTCGTCGGCGCCGGCTTCAATGCCATCGACACGGCCGATGTCTATTCCGCATGGGCCGAGGGCAACAAGGGCGGCGAGTCCGAGACAATCATCGGCAATTGGCTGAAGCGCGGCGGCGTGAAGCGCGAGGATGTCGTCATCATTACCAAGGTCGGCTCGGAGATGGGCCCCGGCAAGAAGGGGCTGAAGGAAGACTGGATCATGCAGGCCGTCGAAGATTCGCTCCGCCGGCTGCAGACCGACTATCTCGACGTCTACCTCGCGCACTGGCCGGACCCCGAGACCGAGTATGAGGAGACGATCACGGCCTTCACCAAGCTGCGGGAGCAAGGCAAGGTCCGCGCCATCGGCGCGTCGAACCTTGACGCGGCGCAGCTTGAGGAAGCGCTGAGGGTCGCCGAACATACCGGCCGGGCGCGCTATGACGTGCTGCAGCCGGAATATAACCTCTATGCCCGCTCCGGCTTCGAGGGCGCGCTGGCGGAACTCTGCGTCGAGCACGATATCGGCGTGATCACCTATTTCAGCCTCGCATCCGGCTTTCTCACCGGCAAGTACAAATCCGCCGACGACACTGCGGGCAGCGCGCGCGGCGGCGGTGTGGCGAAGTATTTCGACGATCGCGGAAAGCGGATACTCAAGGCGCTGGAGACGGTTTCCGCCGATACCGGCGAGCATCCGGCGGCGATCGCGCTGGCCTGGCTGATGACCCGGCGCGGCGTCACCGCGCCGATCGCCAGCGCCTCGCGGCTCGAGCAGATGGACACGCTCCTGCGCGCGCCGGAGATCGAGCTTTCGCAAGAGGCGTTGCAGCTGCTTCAGGAAGCCGGCGAATGAGCAGCATAACCATCCGTACGGCAGTGGCCGCGGACAAGCCGGGCTGGCTTGACCTCTGGCAGGGTTACCTGACCTTCTATGGCAGCGCGATCGGTCCGGAAGTGACAGAAACCACATGGTCGCGCATTACAGACCCGATCGTTCCCGTTTTCACCCGGCTCGCAATTTTCGGTGACAAGCCGGTCGGCTTTGCCACCTGCATTCTCCATCCGCGCACATGGGCGATTGAGCCCGCCTGCTATCTGGAGGACCTGTTCGTGGATGAAACCATGCGCGGGCGCGGCATCGGCAGACGGCTGATCGATGACCTGATCGCGATGGGCAAGCGCGATGGCTGGACCAACCTCTACTGGCACACCAATTCCGACAACGAGACGGCGCGCAGGCTCTACGACCGCTATGACAAGGCCGACGATTTCGTACGATACCGCCTGCCACTGAAGGGATGAAGGCTTCTTACTTGGTGCCGTACATCCGGTCGCCGGCATCGCCGAGACCCGGCACGATATAGCCCTTCTCGTTCAGATGGCTGTCGATGGCGGCGGTGTAGACCGGCACGTCCGGATGGCTGTTGCGGAAATGCTCGATCCCCTCGGGCGCGGCCAGGAGGCAAAGGAAGCGGATATTGGAAACGCCGCGCTCCTTCAGCCGGTCGATGGCGGCGATCGACGAATTGCCCGTCGCCAGCATCGGATCGACGACGATCACCAGCCGCTCGCCGATATCTTCCGGCGCCTTGAAGAAATACTCGATCGCTTCCAGCGTCTCGTGATCGCGGTAGACGCCGATATGGGAGACGCGGGCCGAGGGCACGAGGTCGAGCATGCCCTCAAGCAGGCCGTTGCCGGCGCGCAGGATGGAGGCGAAGACCAGCTTCTTGCCTTCCAGAACCGGCGCTTCCATCGTCGTCAGCGGCGTCTCGATCGTCTCCATGGTGAGTTCGAGATCGCGCGTCACCTCATAGCAGAGCAGCGTCGAAATCTCGCGGAGCAGCCGACGGAAGCCGGCCGTGGACGTGTCCTTCTGACGCATCTTCGTCAGCTTGTGTTGAACCAGGGGGTGGTCGATGACCGTTACGCCGTCCATGAGCTTCAATCCCGCTTTGATCGTTCCGTGCTGAAACCTTCTATGGCGCAAAAGGGGCCGGCGCGGCAAGCACCGCGCCCGCCTTCGCGCCGAAACGCCGATTTTTCCACTGTTTCAGCCGCGCAGCAGGGCAAGAAGCCTTTCGCGCGTTTTCTCGTCGACAAAGGCGGCGGCAATCGCCGTCTCCGTCATGCGGGCGGTCTCTTCCGGCGAGAATCCCAGTTCGCTCTCCGCGATCTCGTATTCCCGCGCCAGCGACGTGCCGAAGAAGGGCGGATCGTCGGAATTGAGCGTCACCCGAACGCCCGCATCAACCAGTTGGCGCAGCGGATGGGCGCGGAAGTACGGATAGACGGAAAGCGCGATGTTCGAGCCGGGACAGACCTCCAGCACCACGCCTTCGTCGGTCAGCCTTCGCACCAGTTCGGGATCTTCGACCGCCCGGACGCCGTGACCGATCCGGTCGGGCCGCACAAGATCCAGCGCATCACGCACGGAATCCGGTCCGCAGACTTCGCCGGCATGGATCGTCAGCTTCAGTCCGCCGTCACGGGCGATGTCGAAGGCGCGCGCGTAATCGGCGACGCGGCCCATGCGCTCGTCGCCCGCCATGTTGAAACCGGTCAGCAGCGGAAAGCCGCAGGCAACGGCATAGCGCGCAGCCCCCTCCACCTGTTCCGGACCCATATGCCGCTCGCCGATCATCACCATGCGGCACTCGATCCCG
This window of the Martelella lutilitoris genome carries:
- a CDS encoding aldo/keto reductase; this encodes MHMRRLGRTDIDIAPVVFGGNVFGWTADEQTSFALLDRFVGAGFNAIDTADVYSAWAEGNKGGESETIIGNWLKRGGVKREDVVIITKVGSEMGPGKKGLKEDWIMQAVEDSLRRLQTDYLDVYLAHWPDPETEYEETITAFTKLREQGKVRAIGASNLDAAQLEEALRVAEHTGRARYDVLQPEYNLYARSGFEGALAELCVEHDIGVITYFSLASGFLTGKYKSADDTAGSARGGGVAKYFDDRGKRILKALETVSADTGEHPAAIALAWLMTRRGVTAPIASASRLEQMDTLLRAPEIELSQEALQLLQEAGE
- a CDS encoding GNAT family N-acetyltransferase; translation: MSSITIRTAVAADKPGWLDLWQGYLTFYGSAIGPEVTETTWSRITDPIVPVFTRLAIFGDKPVGFATCILHPRTWAIEPACYLEDLFVDETMRGRGIGRRLIDDLIAMGKRDGWTNLYWHTNSDNETARRLYDRYDKADDFVRYRLPLKG
- the upp gene encoding uracil phosphoribosyltransferase, coding for MDGVTVIDHPLVQHKLTKMRQKDTSTAGFRRLLREISTLLCYEVTRDLELTMETIETPLTTMEAPVLEGKKLVFASILRAGNGLLEGMLDLVPSARVSHIGVYRDHETLEAIEYFFKAPEDIGERLVIVVDPMLATGNSSIAAIDRLKERGVSNIRFLCLLAAPEGIEHFRNSHPDVPVYTAAIDSHLNEKGYIVPGLGDAGDRMYGTK
- a CDS encoding adenosine deaminase translates to MTTPKAELHCHIEGATPPALAARLATKYGIDLSAWLRDGRYVWHDFSSFIACYAAIANVFRAEEDFAALAEAYLGELAADGAIYSELFVSPEQGLAAGLSRDAYMRAISAGIDAAKAKTGIECRMVMIGERHMGPEQVEGAARYAVACGFPLLTGFNMAGDERMGRVADYARAFDIARDGGLKLTIHAGEVCGPDSVRDALDLVRPDRIGHGVRAVEDPELVRRLTDEGVVLEVCPGSNIALSVYPYFRAHPLRQLVDAGVRVTLNSDDPPFFGTSLAREYEIAESELGFSPEETARMTETAIAAAFVDEKTRERLLALLRG